GACAAGGGTTTTACCACAAATAATACATTTTACGTCAGAAGCTGCACGATCAAAGATTATTTGTTCATTGTCACAATCTAAACATTTAACTTTTAAAAAG
This window of the uncultured Methanobrevibacter sp. genome carries:
- a CDS encoding 30S ribosomal protein S27e, with product MVSKGRGNFLKVKCLDCDNEQIIFDRAASDVKCIICGKTLVKSRGAKAKITAHIEKVLN